From one Candidatus Zixiibacteriota bacterium genomic stretch:
- the glk gene encoding glucokinase gives MIAGYITAVTTDLARVAVHGGRPHLVNHRSFTNADFTNFDSILSLYLRKYKADRDIACFGVAGPVIDNKVTATNIPWKITGRGIAKEYDFKEVRIMNDLVATAHGLFELDDDKFIVINQGKKVKNGNIGLLAPGVGLGEALVFWDGGKYCPYASEGGHVDFSPGNQLETELWEYVYSNQGYVEAEDIISLPGLGHIYEFMLATERATKADWYKKAKHEEAKLIEKALAGEDSIAEKALDMFVDCCASEAGNLALKGMTLGGIYLGGPIAPQIMTALDKGRFMERFAKKGKMESLLSNVPVSLIIDEKTALLGAARIVAGAVV, from the coding sequence ATGATAGCGGGCTATATAACAGCTGTTACGACCGATCTTGCCAGAGTGGCTGTCCATGGTGGACGGCCACATCTGGTGAACCATCGAAGCTTCACCAACGCCGACTTCACCAATTTCGATTCTATCCTCAGCCTCTATCTAAGAAAGTACAAAGCCGACCGCGATATCGCCTGTTTCGGTGTCGCCGGTCCGGTTATCGATAACAAAGTTACCGCGACAAATATCCCCTGGAAAATCACCGGTCGGGGCATCGCCAAAGAATATGATTTCAAAGAAGTCAGGATCATGAACGATCTTGTCGCGACCGCGCACGGGCTGTTTGAACTCGATGATGATAAGTTCATCGTGATCAATCAGGGCAAGAAAGTCAAGAACGGCAATATTGGTCTGCTCGCCCCCGGTGTGGGGCTTGGGGAAGCGCTGGTGTTCTGGGATGGCGGGAAATATTGCCCGTACGCGTCGGAGGGCGGCCACGTCGATTTCTCGCCCGGTAATCAGCTCGAGACCGAGCTGTGGGAATATGTTTACAGCAACCAGGGGTATGTCGAGGCGGAGGACATAATCAGTCTGCCCGGGCTGGGGCACATCTATGAATTCATGCTGGCGACGGAGCGCGCCACGAAGGCTGATTGGTACAAGAAAGCGAAACACGAAGAAGCCAAGCTTATCGAAAAGGCCCTGGCTGGTGAGGACAGTATTGCCGAGAAAGCGCTCGACATGTTTGTCGATTGCTGTGCTTCGGAGGCGGGCAATCTGGCTCTGAAAGGCATGACCCTCGGCGGCATTTACCTGGGTGGGCCGATAGCGCCGCAGATTATGACCGCCCTTGACAAGGGCCGGTTTATGGAACGATTCGCGAAAAAGGGCAAGATGGAGTCGCTCCTGAGCAATGTTCCCGTTAGTCTGATCATCGATGAAAAGACTGCTTTGCTGGGAGCCGCCAGAATTGTCGCCGGGGCGGTTGTCTGA
- a CDS encoding thiamine diphosphokinase: MRNCILFVRGTYRAGHLGFYKRLCHSKVRIAVDGGYSFFKRAGLRPDVLMGDFDSVAGLPKKLSPQTRVIKFPVRKDKTDSQLAVEYCIEHKARNIDIVMPGVGDMDHFIGNLMLLTSSKVTDWVKSGGKIRILSARGELRFVKDGGAIFRNAVGDTVSVIPLSQRIILSWTGTDYDVEKVSLRRGESRSLRNRVRSRRAIVTVEGEAFIWRGFAGKPRID, from the coding sequence ATGAGGAACTGTATTCTTTTCGTTCGTGGTACCTACCGCGCAGGTCATCTCGGCTTTTATAAGCGTCTCTGCCATTCCAAAGTCAGGATCGCGGTTGATGGCGGCTACAGCTTTTTCAAAAGAGCGGGTCTCAGGCCCGATGTCTTGATGGGGGACTTCGATTCGGTTGCAGGCCTTCCCAAGAAATTATCGCCCCAGACCAGAGTTATCAAATTTCCCGTCAGAAAAGACAAAACCGACAGTCAACTGGCCGTCGAGTACTGCATCGAGCACAAAGCGCGAAACATAGATATCGTGATGCCCGGTGTCGGGGATATGGACCATTTCATCGGCAACCTGATGCTCCTGACATCTTCGAAAGTCACTGACTGGGTAAAAAGTGGGGGGAAGATTCGCATACTCAGTGCGAGAGGAGAACTGCGTTTTGTTAAAGACGGTGGCGCGATTTTTCGAAATGCTGTCGGGGATACGGTGTCGGTGATACCGCTCTCACAAAGAATCATCTTGAGCTGGACCGGTACGGATTATGATGTTGAGAAGGTCAGTTTGAGGCGAGGGGAGAGCCGGAGTTTGCGCAACCGGGTCCGAAGTCGTCGGGCGATCGTGACCGTGGAGGGGGAGGCGTTCATTTGGCGTGGCTTTGCCGGTAAACCACGAATCGACTGA
- a CDS encoding T9SS type A sorting domain-containing protein, translating to MKISTVLIALALIACLAVMAFADGEGYQWKKGPVDPGDEWIVPTCTRISGTPAVTYTTDDGVTMATTSLLRGIVYTYGLVALDEANVLLASSMTSQGTSILRSDDAGCSWKEVTLLGVNELLLLKAAPGGKAYGYSRGRDTFYRIEGQAVYTLTAPNKVYGLAVDPEDAMHIRFGSMDCQIYESFDGGASFALLGEPANTGNGIFYDFAFDPQNWDNALCASIGAWRSTDAGQTWSTVEPFDKIDIDIVFEFLYSPSNPQRVWARANLETMGAGYRDILVSGDGGATFQTAVRQLDVALDQNGIERNVILTNQPPMAVHPVDDAVYFVYGSYIYDYGTDLFKYNLRDDELTAAHTDALDGIDAMAFNPIDPSVMYLGLEEEGTGKLQAPTTTVSQTELRVNAAPNPFNPATRLSFYLPQAGHVKLEVFNITGQKISTVVDADMVAGEHTVMWNGSECASGIYLYRLEAGQQSLTKKMVLLK from the coding sequence ATGAAAATCAGTACCGTGTTAATCGCTTTGGCTTTAATCGCCTGCCTGGCCGTAATGGCTTTCGCCGATGGCGAAGGATACCAATGGAAAAAGGGTCCGGTCGACCCGGGCGATGAGTGGATTGTCCCAACCTGCACTCGAATAAGCGGCACGCCGGCCGTGACCTACACTACCGACGATGGCGTCACGATGGCGACAACATCGCTTCTGAGGGGAATCGTGTATACCTATGGGCTGGTCGCTCTCGATGAGGCCAATGTCCTGCTCGCATCGAGCATGACCTCCCAGGGAACCTCCATACTTCGCTCCGACGACGCCGGCTGCAGCTGGAAAGAGGTCACCTTGCTTGGGGTTAACGAACTGTTATTGCTCAAAGCGGCTCCCGGTGGGAAAGCCTATGGTTATTCGCGCGGCCGTGATACGTTCTATCGCATCGAGGGACAGGCGGTCTATACCCTGACAGCTCCGAACAAGGTGTACGGACTGGCGGTGGATCCGGAAGACGCCATGCATATTCGTTTCGGCAGCATGGATTGCCAGATTTATGAGTCGTTCGACGGCGGCGCCAGTTTTGCCTTGCTGGGCGAACCGGCCAATACCGGCAACGGGATATTCTATGATTTTGCGTTCGACCCTCAGAACTGGGACAACGCTCTCTGCGCCAGTATCGGCGCGTGGCGGTCGACCGATGCCGGGCAGACCTGGTCCACGGTTGAACCGTTCGACAAGATCGATATAGACATTGTCTTCGAATTCTTGTACTCGCCATCAAACCCGCAGCGGGTGTGGGCGCGGGCCAATCTGGAGACGATGGGCGCCGGATACCGCGACATTCTTGTCTCGGGCGACGGCGGAGCCACTTTCCAGACAGCGGTGCGTCAGCTCGATGTTGCCTTAGACCAGAACGGTATCGAGCGAAACGTCATTCTCACCAACCAGCCGCCAATGGCCGTGCACCCGGTTGATGACGCAGTGTACTTCGTGTATGGATCATACATATATGATTATGGTACCGATCTGTTCAAGTATAATCTGAGAGACGACGAACTGACGGCCGCTCACACTGACGCGCTTGACGGAATCGATGCTATGGCTTTCAACCCGATTGATCCATCGGTGATGTATCTCGGGCTGGAAGAAGAAGGCACCGGCAAACTGCAGGCGCCGACGACGACTGTTTCGCAGACAGAGCTTCGGGTGAACGCCGCTCCGAATCCGTTTAATCCCGCGACCCGGTTAAGTTTCTATCTGCCGCAAGCCGGTCACGTAAAGTTGGAGGTGTTCAACATCACAGGTCAGAAGATCTCGACGGTGGTCGATGCCGACATGGTTGCCGGTGAGCACACGGTGATGTGGAACGGTAGCGAATGCGCCAGTGGTATCTATCTGTATCGTCTGGAAGCGGGGCAGCAGTCACTTACCAAAAAGATGGTGCTTTTGAAATAA
- a CDS encoding ATP-binding protein, with protein MAHRAVTSSEAKADILGSDDQLAIDKQILALDALSKLAKQFSNKPDFDQLNELLILTVSGQFAVPNACALIRQPGSQSPIPLFFGTGRYRNDRLLLSQELTTDHSKYFLENRTPSHIVNLTQDARTAKLGFVLSECNARIIAPLLHNDNLIGILGLGDKVTGKSFESSDLELLSTLVNAITPFLASSFLFSEISGLNTWYVDILNSIEQGVFIFDNNNLLKQVNRTGFNILKQFRPNLIHIETVHMLPIEVVFPDSVYGNWAKRFIKSRNNPQSGLLENMVAASGDSERIYNVHISRITGSSVLETDLIITLDDVTGQKQSEHRLFELQKFADQGVMASSISHELNNFLGLILGGVEVTQISLGKGDIEKVTANLEKLKTSVNKMERYTSGLMDYTKLDTRKRKSNLNIVISDVLSYVAAQKRFKRTRVLSDLDSKLPEFEMDADQMSQLLLNLLNNAADAINETNATSGEIVVRTMLHSGSAILVISDNGAGIKPEVKQKLFRAHMTTKENGHGYGLVTCAKIIDNHSGEVQIDSEPGNGTTFTFRFPIS; from the coding sequence TTGGCTCACCGGGCAGTGACATCATCAGAAGCAAAGGCGGATATTCTCGGTAGCGACGACCAGTTGGCTATCGACAAGCAGATACTTGCGCTCGACGCCCTCTCAAAACTGGCCAAGCAGTTCTCCAACAAACCAGATTTCGACCAGCTGAATGAATTGCTGATTCTGACAGTCTCGGGGCAGTTCGCGGTCCCGAACGCCTGCGCCCTGATTCGTCAACCCGGCTCTCAAAGCCCTATTCCACTGTTTTTCGGTACGGGCAGATACCGCAACGACAGGCTCCTTCTTTCGCAGGAACTGACCACCGATCACAGCAAATATTTTCTCGAAAACAGGACGCCCTCTCATATTGTCAACCTGACGCAGGACGCTCGGACGGCCAAGCTGGGCTTCGTATTGTCCGAGTGTAACGCCCGCATTATAGCACCGCTGCTGCACAATGATAATCTCATCGGAATACTCGGGCTGGGCGACAAAGTAACCGGCAAGTCATTCGAATCGAGTGATCTCGAGCTATTATCCACGCTGGTCAACGCCATTACGCCCTTTTTGGCAAGCTCGTTTCTTTTTTCCGAAATAAGCGGACTGAACACCTGGTATGTAGACATCCTCAACAGTATCGAACAGGGTGTGTTCATATTCGACAACAACAACCTGCTCAAACAGGTCAATCGGACCGGGTTTAACATCCTGAAGCAATTCCGGCCGAACCTGATACACATCGAAACGGTTCACATGCTTCCAATCGAAGTCGTCTTCCCTGACTCCGTTTATGGCAACTGGGCCAAACGGTTTATCAAGTCGCGCAATAACCCGCAAAGCGGGCTGCTGGAGAACATGGTCGCGGCCTCGGGCGATAGCGAGCGAATTTACAACGTTCACATAAGCCGTATCACCGGAAGCTCAGTTCTCGAAACCGATCTGATTATTACGCTCGACGATGTTACCGGTCAAAAGCAAAGCGAACACCGTCTGTTCGAACTGCAGAAATTCGCCGACCAGGGCGTCATGGCGTCATCGATATCCCATGAATTGAACAATTTCCTCGGACTCATTCTCGGCGGCGTCGAGGTAACCCAGATTTCTCTCGGCAAAGGTGATATAGAAAAGGTCACCGCCAACCTCGAGAAGCTTAAAACCAGCGTCAATAAAATGGAGAGGTATACATCGGGTCTGATGGACTACACCAAACTCGATACCCGCAAACGTAAGTCAAACCTCAATATTGTTATTTCCGATGTTCTCTCCTACGTTGCGGCGCAGAAACGGTTCAAGAGAACTCGGGTGTTATCTGATCTGGATTCGAAACTTCCGGAATTCGAGATGGATGCCGACCAGATGTCGCAACTGCTTTTGAATTTGCTTAACAATGCCGCGGATGCCATCAACGAAACGAACGCTACCTCGGGCGAAATAGTGGTACGGACAATGCTCCACTCCGGCAGCGCGATTCTGGTAATCTCCGATAATGGGGCCGGTATAAAACCTGAAGTCAAACAGAAGCTTTTCAGGGCCCACATGACCACGAAAGAGAACGGCCACGGTTACGGCCTGGTCACGTGTGCCAAAATTATCGACAATCATTCGGGTGAGGTGCAGATCGACTCCGAGCCCGGCAATGGCACAACTTTCACTTTCAGATTTCCCATATCGTAA
- a CDS encoding STAS domain-containing protein, translating into MDHNITQNVLSDDTIVINPGSVLDNNNAHHMVDIISRAQSMGYHFIMIDMSQLQFISSAGVGSILGAVETSRENGGDIVLCNVSESVLHILRVLDLTDFLTIRDDIDHAVETRG; encoded by the coding sequence ATGGATCACAATATCACTCAAAATGTACTCAGTGACGATACCATAGTCATAAATCCGGGCAGCGTTCTGGACAACAACAACGCTCACCACATGGTGGATATTATCTCCAGGGCGCAGTCGATGGGATATCATTTTATCATGATAGATATGTCACAGCTCCAGTTCATTTCCTCTGCCGGAGTCGGCTCCATCCTGGGCGCTGTGGAAACATCGAGAGAAAACGGCGGCGATATTGTGTTGTGTAACGTATCAGAAAGCGTCCTGCACATACTCCGCGTGCTGGACCTGACGGATTTTCTGACGATTCGCGACGATATCGACCACGCGGTGGAAACCAGAGGATAA
- a CDS encoding ATP-binding protein: protein MLARAELKNRIEVPENLSADSVNEFERGLKQLLSTGPQAIEFDCSNLKMVTSSHVNLLWSAREQCCLAGVSFQFTRMSAGLVRILHVLDLYSLFTGREAEVQKPGKQTGRLKVGGGPTEFTRSLKADTDNIAATVREFRSFLDKTAIDELSIVELTTIAYEALTNVRLHGELDPHQMIEFKVTSGAEKICMVIEDSGKPFNPLGDNRPYRSGEAIRSRQSRGYGLVMIRRMTDALTYERADGRNILALEKHWN from the coding sequence GTGTTAGCCAGGGCTGAACTAAAAAATAGGATTGAAGTTCCGGAGAACCTTTCAGCTGATTCAGTAAATGAATTCGAGAGGGGGCTGAAGCAACTTCTTTCAACCGGACCCCAAGCCATTGAGTTCGACTGTTCGAATCTCAAGATGGTGACGTCCAGCCACGTCAACCTGCTGTGGTCAGCCCGGGAACAGTGCTGTCTCGCCGGCGTGAGCTTTCAGTTTACCCGAATGTCCGCCGGCCTCGTGAGGATTCTCCACGTCCTCGACCTTTACAGCCTTTTCACGGGCCGCGAAGCCGAGGTGCAAAAACCCGGGAAACAGACCGGTCGCTTGAAAGTCGGAGGCGGCCCTACCGAATTCACGAGGAGCCTTAAGGCTGACACGGATAATATTGCCGCCACAGTGCGGGAGTTTCGCTCGTTTCTTGATAAGACCGCAATTGACGAACTTTCGATAGTTGAATTGACCACTATCGCCTATGAAGCTCTCACCAATGTGCGGCTGCACGGAGAACTCGATCCCCATCAGATGATCGAATTCAAGGTAACATCGGGCGCAGAGAAGATTTGTATGGTTATTGAAGACAGCGGTAAGCCTTTTAACCCGCTCGGCGACAATCGTCCCTACCGGTCAGGCGAGGCCATCCGCAGCCGGCAAAGTCGCGGATACGGGCTGGTCATGATACGCAGGATGACCGATGCCCTCACCTATGAACGCGCCGATGGACGTAACATACTGGCATTGGAGAAACACTGGAATTAA
- a CDS encoding PP2C family protein-serine/threonine phosphatase encodes MKTDSNDNLAKEWPQARQYRRSIRLEFSLYISAIVLILMAVTGWVITDKYVSTINAEVVDKLVVQARSYSGPAGKLIISANGPDALLLNNICKKLATDNPEIYWAGITDKNGTFLAHTDFRQVIASTRINDIGYGEHNERMGDGESFSHRGDTIYISVPIWENSVQVGGLALASSTRHITEARRESITTVVTITVVMILMGLPVTLMVLHRKLRPISIITDNLKNIKFDNIAIDIPLHSKNEFGYLAETMRVMGAKLNQAQKDLIERERIARELEIAREIQKSILPEGFPSGKSFEIAGVYRSAREVGGDYYDFIEFDNNRLGVVVADVSGKSLPGMLVMLLTRDIIKKVARHPQRPSQILSEVNRELAANIKKGMFVTMFFGILDQATGCFTFASAGHNPLLWYDSVQGECKLIKTKGFPLGMTSAAQFSARIEDGEIRLSESDWIIQYTDGINEARNNRSEEFGMERFMHAVTRYNSLQPKDLVSKTIVDIESFAAGSEQSDDITLIALKWSGDFVDNKHKAQMKVNSCVSQG; translated from the coding sequence ATGAAAACCGATAGTAACGACAACCTCGCTAAAGAGTGGCCCCAGGCCAGGCAATACCGACGTTCCATTCGTCTGGAGTTCTCTCTGTACATCTCGGCGATCGTGCTGATTTTGATGGCGGTCACCGGGTGGGTTATAACAGATAAATACGTTTCCACCATTAACGCTGAAGTCGTCGACAAACTTGTGGTGCAGGCGCGTTCCTATTCAGGCCCCGCCGGCAAGCTCATCATTTCCGCCAACGGACCCGACGCCCTGCTTCTCAATAATATCTGTAAGAAGCTGGCGACCGATAACCCCGAAATTTACTGGGCGGGAATCACTGATAAGAACGGGACTTTCCTCGCCCATACCGATTTCAGGCAGGTCATAGCCTCGACCCGGATAAACGATATCGGTTACGGCGAACACAATGAGCGCATGGGAGACGGTGAGAGTTTCAGCCATCGTGGCGATACGATTTATATCTCCGTACCGATTTGGGAGAACAGCGTGCAAGTTGGCGGGCTCGCCCTGGCATCATCGACCAGACACATCACCGAGGCGAGAAGGGAATCGATTACCACCGTCGTAACCATAACGGTCGTCATGATCCTGATGGGACTGCCGGTCACGCTGATGGTCCTCCATCGGAAACTCCGTCCCATCAGCATCATTACCGACAATCTGAAAAACATCAAATTCGATAACATCGCGATAGACATCCCTCTTCATTCCAAGAACGAATTCGGCTACCTTGCCGAAACCATGCGCGTCATGGGCGCCAAACTCAATCAGGCCCAGAAGGATTTGATAGAAAGAGAGAGGATCGCTCGTGAGCTTGAAATTGCCCGGGAAATTCAAAAGAGTATTTTGCCCGAGGGCTTTCCGTCCGGCAAGTCCTTTGAGATAGCCGGCGTCTACCGAAGCGCCCGTGAAGTCGGCGGGGATTATTACGACTTCATCGAGTTCGACAATAATCGCCTCGGGGTGGTGGTCGCTGATGTATCCGGGAAATCGTTGCCGGGAATGCTGGTGATGCTTCTGACCCGCGACATTATTAAGAAAGTCGCCCGACACCCCCAACGCCCCTCGCAGATTCTATCCGAAGTCAACCGCGAACTTGCCGCGAACATTAAAAAGGGCATGTTCGTAACCATGTTTTTCGGAATTCTCGACCAGGCAACCGGCTGTTTTACCTTTGCTTCAGCGGGTCATAACCCTCTGCTCTGGTATGATTCTGTGCAGGGCGAGTGTAAGTTGATAAAGACCAAAGGATTTCCGCTGGGTATGACATCTGCCGCGCAGTTCAGCGCCCGGATTGAAGACGGCGAAATAAGGCTGTCAGAATCCGACTGGATAATTCAGTACACCGACGGCATCAATGAGGCCCGCAACAATCGTTCCGAGGAGTTCGGCATGGAACGCTTCATGCATGCGGTGACAAGATATAATTCGTTGCAGCCAAAGGACTTAGTCTCCAAAACCATCGTGGACATTGAGTCTTTTGCGGCCGGAAGTGAACAATCCGACGACATAACATTAATAGCTCTCAAATGGAGCGGTGATTTTGTCGATAACAAACATAAGGCACAAATGAAAGTGAATTCATGTGTTAGCCAGGGCTGA
- a CDS encoding tetratricopeptide repeat protein, translating to MKRLLLTTMFLLMAGNVMADGDGGTESPFALGAGARDLALGGTALADGDATTAPYWNASRLAEAEFLSLTAFHTRLFVSDVTYQYFGLVVPTMDFGGFGLGVFRLGVDDIERRDETNLLLDTFDDNRLGLYLAYARNISGYNAGVAVSLETHSLDTYSATSSPGLDISIGRRFALDYGSLSGLSFNLVGRNLIKPSIELANESVTYPRSFDFSLATKLLPGAAWDHSLSLSSSLSMVEALDATIAMGLEYNLRDMLFLRGGYRDDRLSFGVGLAYSFVNFDYALVDRDMGTLHMFNLTTSFGKSVAEKRQIKAMEREREFNQLMTERLSSQNQEMIADLTKQGNDLLAVGDYRQAAEYFDRALFMMKGNGVDTTDMYTLAVETHARADELDRRILFEQSLDSAMARFESEDYLAAKYLANQALTVIEDSPEALALLNRADSAIAQTRSREQVIEQQLLLIDSLIAYGEIDLALSNIAPLVEMAPDDRSVRLADKKVRFEALRRDATTAYERSNLSVALTRVEAALKLFPDHQWCLDMRNRITRQMTKTQTLPRVVQTSGPQPLSDRQRRDVERDYQDGQSLFAGGNLSQAIQKWETVYTLAPEYKSVRDYLVKAYKFMGVELYGQDKLRDAITVWQRAAVLSPDDAEIRQYIERTQSEIEKLMELSYENR from the coding sequence ATGAAGAGATTGTTACTGACAACAATGTTTCTGCTGATGGCAGGGAATGTCATGGCTGATGGCGATGGCGGCACCGAGTCGCCATTCGCGCTGGGAGCCGGCGCGCGTGACCTGGCTCTCGGAGGGACAGCTCTTGCCGACGGCGACGCCACCACTGCGCCGTACTGGAATGCGTCCAGACTGGCCGAGGCCGAATTTCTGTCCCTTACGGCTTTCCACACTCGCTTGTTTGTCTCCGACGTAACCTACCAGTACTTTGGTCTGGTCGTGCCGACAATGGACTTCGGAGGTTTCGGACTCGGAGTATTCCGACTCGGTGTCGACGATATCGAGAGGCGCGACGAGACCAATCTTCTTCTGGACACGTTCGATGACAACCGTCTGGGCCTTTACCTTGCCTATGCCAGAAATATTTCGGGCTACAATGCGGGCGTGGCCGTGAGTCTGGAGACGCACTCGCTCGACACCTACAGCGCCACTTCATCACCCGGCCTCGATATATCAATCGGCCGCCGGTTCGCGCTGGATTACGGCAGTCTCTCGGGACTCTCTTTCAATCTCGTCGGGCGCAACCTCATAAAACCGTCGATCGAACTCGCCAACGAAAGTGTCACCTACCCGCGCAGTTTCGATTTCAGTCTGGCTACGAAGCTGCTTCCCGGAGCAGCGTGGGATCACAGTCTGAGTCTATCATCATCTCTTTCTATGGTCGAGGCTCTCGATGCTACAATTGCCATGGGGCTGGAATACAATTTGCGCGATATGTTGTTCCTCCGCGGCGGTTACCGCGACGACAGGCTTTCGTTCGGTGTCGGGTTGGCCTATAGTTTTGTCAATTTCGACTACGCCCTCGTGGACCGCGATATGGGGACTCTCCACATGTTCAATCTGACAACCTCGTTCGGAAAATCCGTAGCGGAAAAACGGCAGATCAAAGCAATGGAGAGAGAAAGAGAATTCAATCAATTGATGACCGAGCGGCTGAGTTCCCAGAATCAGGAAATGATCGCCGATCTAACCAAGCAGGGCAATGATCTGCTGGCAGTCGGCGATTACCGGCAAGCCGCGGAGTATTTCGACCGGGCGCTTTTCATGATGAAGGGCAATGGTGTGGACACAACCGATATGTATACCCTCGCCGTCGAGACGCATGCCAGAGCCGATGAACTCGATCGGAGAATTCTGTTCGAGCAGTCGCTCGATTCCGCCATGGCCCGGTTCGAAAGCGAAGACTATCTGGCGGCCAAGTATCTGGCGAATCAGGCTCTGACCGTGATCGAGGACAGCCCCGAAGCGTTGGCGCTGTTGAATCGCGCCGATTCGGCTATCGCACAGACTCGTTCCCGCGAGCAGGTCATAGAGCAGCAATTGCTGTTGATAGACTCTCTGATCGCCTATGGAGAGATTGACCTGGCGTTGTCCAATATCGCGCCGCTCGTAGAGATGGCCCCGGACGACCGCAGTGTCAGACTGGCGGACAAAAAAGTGAGATTTGAAGCGCTCCGGCGCGACGCTACGACGGCTTATGAACGATCCAACCTGTCGGTCGCGCTGACCCGTGTCGAAGCCGCCTTGAAACTGTTCCCGGACCACCAGTGGTGCCTCGACATGAGAAACCGTATCACGCGCCAGATGACAAAGACTCAGACTCTCCCACGAGTGGTGCAAACATCCGGCCCTCAGCCATTAAGCGATCGTCAGCGGCGTGACGTGGAACGTGATTACCAGGACGGCCAGTCGCTGTTTGCCGGCGGCAATCTCAGTCAGGCGATTCAGAAATGGGAAACGGTCTACACGCTGGCTCCCGAGTACAAGTCAGTTAGAGACTATCTGGTCAAGGCCTACAAGTTCATGGGCGTTGAACTCTATGGGCAGGATAAACTGCGCGACGCTATCACCGTGTGGCAAAGAGCGGCGGTGCTCAGCCCCGATGACGCTGAAATCCGCCAGTATATCGAGCGAACCCAGAGCGAAATCGAAAAACTCATGGAACTCTCTTATGAAAACCGATAG